One part of the Crocosphaera sp. UHCC 0190 genome encodes these proteins:
- the dndD gene encoding DNA sulfur modification protein DndD, with protein sequence MLFTELVLINFGPYAGKNVINLRTKTDGTSRPIILIGGMNGGGKTTLMDAIRLALYGQRAQCSTRNSLSYTDFLIQAINNQTPLGEKTRIELAFEHFIDDEWKELRIVRSWDKQPKDGKDILGILDTDWPDKALADTWDEYIETLLPLGISNLFLFDGEQVKELAEQETPPPSVIEAIQSLLGLELVERLAVDLEVLVGRKRKNLASQSQLKTIEEIENKLNHYQQELEDAKQEHSSVDNQLKRAQTKFKEASERFRIEGGKIASESSSLKTTIDELKEKIQQQRDEMVSLATTNLPLALISPLLNQAKDQGSAEIKQQQATIAKTVLQQRDQKLLSYLETLKLSQDKLEKIQTFLDQEYETLNQASQVDISLILGITEDELTQLNTLLDHQLPLQLDNAQKYLKNLQNLEINLDNNERKLQVAASPEDYQKLSDALTATQKEVGKIQSDYNTAERRVREADKAISMTRKELKSYTDEAIDKQNNEHIIQSAAKVQNTLQLFKERLTLKKLNKLEGEVTECFRYLLHKSDLVHRVAIDTHNFGLSLYDPNGNTVPKHRLSAGEKQLLSIAFLWGLARVSGRNLPIAIDTPLGRLDSSHRNNLVERYFPTASEQVILLSTDTEIREKELKQLQEQDAIAHQYLLEYNANNRQTTIHPDRYFW encoded by the coding sequence ATGTTATTCACTGAATTAGTTCTCATAAACTTTGGCCCCTACGCGGGTAAAAATGTTATTAACCTTCGCACCAAAACTGACGGTACTTCCCGTCCGATTATCCTTATTGGGGGAATGAACGGAGGAGGTAAAACAACCCTCATGGATGCTATTCGTCTCGCATTATATGGACAACGGGCCCAATGTTCTACTCGTAATAGTTTAAGTTATACTGATTTTTTGATTCAAGCAATTAATAACCAAACCCCCCTAGGAGAAAAAACTCGCATCGAATTAGCATTTGAGCATTTTATTGATGATGAATGGAAGGAATTAAGAATTGTTCGTTCTTGGGATAAACAACCCAAAGATGGTAAAGATATCTTAGGAATTCTTGATACAGATTGGCCAGATAAAGCATTAGCAGATACCTGGGATGAATATATTGAAACTTTACTCCCTTTGGGTATTTCTAACTTATTTTTATTTGATGGAGAACAGGTCAAAGAATTAGCAGAACAGGAAACCCCACCTCCTTCTGTTATTGAGGCAATTCAATCTTTGTTAGGATTAGAATTAGTGGAAAGATTAGCAGTAGATTTAGAAGTTTTAGTCGGTCGTAAACGCAAAAACTTAGCCAGTCAATCTCAACTAAAAACCATTGAAGAAATTGAAAATAAATTAAATCACTATCAGCAAGAATTAGAAGATGCTAAACAAGAACACTCATCTGTGGATAATCAATTAAAACGCGCACAAACTAAGTTTAAAGAAGCATCAGAAAGATTTCGGATTGAAGGGGGAAAAATAGCATCGGAAAGTAGTTCTTTAAAAACAACCATTGATGAGTTAAAAGAGAAAATACAACAGCAACGCGATGAGATGGTAAGTTTAGCAACAACGAATTTACCCTTAGCATTAATTTCCCCTTTACTAAACCAAGCAAAAGATCAAGGTTCTGCGGAAATCAAACAACAACAAGCAACCATCGCTAAAACGGTTTTACAACAGCGCGATCAAAAACTGCTTTCTTATTTAGAAACTCTAAAACTCAGCCAAGATAAATTAGAGAAAATACAAACATTTTTAGACCAAGAATATGAAACCCTTAATCAAGCATCTCAAGTCGATATATCTTTGATATTGGGAATTACTGAAGACGAATTGACTCAACTTAACACCCTATTAGACCATCAATTACCCCTACAATTAGATAATGCTCAAAAATACCTGAAAAATCTCCAAAACTTAGAAATTAATTTAGATAATAATGAACGCAAATTACAGGTTGCTGCTTCCCCAGAAGATTATCAAAAACTCAGTGATGCACTCACCGCAACACAAAAAGAAGTGGGTAAAATTCAATCAGATTATAATACCGCAGAAAGACGAGTTAGAGAAGCAGATAAAGCAATTTCAATGACGAGAAAAGAACTGAAAAGTTATACTGATGAAGCGATAGATAAACAAAATAATGAACATATTATTCAATCTGCTGCTAAGGTGCAAAATACCCTACAATTGTTTAAGGAACGATTAACCCTGAAAAAGCTTAATAAACTAGAAGGGGAAGTCACTGAATGTTTCCGTTATTTATTACATAAGTCTGATTTGGTTCATCGGGTTGCAATCGACACCCATAATTTTGGTCTTTCTCTTTATGATCCTAACGGAAATACTGTACCCAAACATCGCTTATCTGCAGGAGAGAAACAACTCTTATCTATTGCTTTTTTGTGGGGTTTAGCGAGGGTGTCAGGACGGAATTTACCCATTGCGATTGATACTCCTTTAGGTAGACTAGATTCATCTCATCGTAATAATTTAGTTGAACGTTATTTCCCCACTGCTTCTGAACAAGTTATTCTCTTATCCACAGATACGGAAATTAGGGAAAAGGAGTTAAAACAACTCCAAGAACAAGATGCGATCGCTCACCAATATCTATTAGAATATAATGCTAATAACCGTCAGACGACTATTCATCCTGATCGCTATTTCTGGTAA
- a CDS encoding VOC family protein, producing MNVQGFHHVAIICSNYEQSKQFYLEILGCSLIRETFRTERNSYKLDLRLGENDYIELFYFLNPPARMSYPEACGLRHLALRVNELDKMVDELTSKGIVVEPIRRDELTEKRFTFFQDPDGLPIELYED from the coding sequence ATGAATGTTCAAGGATTTCATCACGTTGCCATTATTTGTTCTAATTACGAACAATCCAAACAATTCTATCTAGAAATTTTGGGATGTTCTCTCATTCGAGAAACCTTTAGAACAGAGAGAAACTCTTATAAACTTGATTTAAGATTAGGAGAAAATGATTATATTGAATTATTTTATTTTCTTAATCCACCTGCTAGAATGAGTTATCCTGAAGCTTGTGGCTTAAGACATTTAGCGTTAAGGGTAAACGAGTTAGATAAAATGGTAGACGAATTGACCAGTAAGGGAATAGTCGTTGAACCTATTAGACGGGATGAATTGACAGAAAAAAGATTTACATTTTTTCAAGATCCTGATGGATTACCGATTGAATTGTACGAAGATTAA
- a CDS encoding tetratricopeptide repeat protein, translating to MGYSIVVDSKNFETEVIEKSYESLVLIDFFATWCGPCKLLKPILEKLLEEYDFILATIDIDLHPDLAQRFGVEGVPDVKIAFQGEIMQGFVGVLPEADIRDLLAQFNLKSDLDSKLEAMHQAMADKNVPKAKELLDELFAKYPNHPQLILEASKFLIRLNRLEDASKMLNTIGVLQKEYYAKAQGMQTLIELKKSLENPGESELDQLFAQATRLTLIEDYEAALKLFLQIVQSSRKYREDGARKAMVAIFNLLGSDHPLTKEYQQELILVLY from the coding sequence ATGGGATATTCTATCGTTGTTGATAGTAAAAACTTTGAAACAGAAGTGATTGAAAAGTCTTATGAAAGCCTAGTCTTGATTGACTTTTTTGCCACTTGGTGCGGCCCCTGTAAATTATTAAAACCGATTTTAGAAAAGCTTTTAGAAGAGTATGATTTCATTTTAGCAACCATTGATATTGATCTGCATCCAGACTTAGCGCAACGGTTTGGTGTTGAAGGGGTTCCTGATGTAAAAATTGCCTTTCAAGGGGAAATTATGCAGGGATTTGTTGGGGTTTTACCTGAAGCAGATATCCGCGATTTATTAGCACAATTTAATCTTAAATCGGACTTGGATTCTAAACTCGAAGCAATGCACCAAGCAATGGCGGATAAAAATGTCCCTAAAGCCAAGGAATTATTAGATGAATTGTTTGCAAAATATCCTAATCATCCCCAATTAATTCTAGAAGCATCTAAATTTTTAATCCGTTTGAATCGTTTAGAAGATGCCTCAAAAATGCTCAATACAATTGGGGTTCTTCAAAAAGAGTATTATGCCAAAGCTCAAGGAATGCAAACCTTAATTGAGTTGAAGAAAAGTCTAGAAAATCCTGGAGAAAGTGAATTAGATCAATTATTTGCTCAAGCCACTAGATTAACTCTTATTGAAGACTATGAGGCCGCGTTAAAACTCTTTTTACAAATTGTCCAATCAAGCCGTAAATATCGAGAAGATGGGGCAAGAAAAGCGATGGTAGCTATTTTTAATTTATTAGGCTCTGATCATCCCTTAACTAAAGAATATCAACAAGAATTAATCTTAGTATTATATTAA
- a CDS encoding 4-hydroxybenzoate solanesyltransferase, with amino-acid sequence MVTQSQPTTEPTWLTIVRLLRWDKPAGRLILMIPALWAIFLAARGIPPLPLIGVIILGTLATSAAGCVINDLWDKDIDPQVERTRKRPLASRALSIKVGIVIAFIALICAAILAFYLNPLSFWLCVAAVPVIICYPLAKRVFPIPQLVLSIAWGFAVLISWTAVTGKLENYTWVLWGITVFWTLGFDTVYAMSDREDDRKIGINSSALFFGKYAGEAVGIFFAATAGLWAYLGVIMHLNLGFWVAWAITLGGWMIQYIRLSSPEIPQETYGKVFSQNVNLGFLLLAGIIMNSLF; translated from the coding sequence ATGGTAACTCAATCTCAACCCACAACCGAACCTACTTGGTTAACAATTGTTCGTTTACTTAGATGGGATAAACCCGCAGGACGACTCATTTTAATGATTCCTGCACTTTGGGCGATTTTTTTGGCAGCGCGGGGTATTCCTCCCTTACCCTTAATTGGGGTGATTATTCTCGGAACTTTGGCTACCAGTGCCGCAGGATGTGTTATCAATGATCTTTGGGATAAAGATATTGATCCCCAAGTAGAAAGGACTCGTAAACGTCCTTTAGCGTCTCGTGCTTTATCCATCAAGGTTGGCATTGTGATCGCCTTTATTGCACTGATTTGTGCCGCTATTTTAGCATTTTATCTTAATCCCCTCAGTTTTTGGCTTTGTGTTGCGGCGGTTCCTGTTATTATTTGTTATCCTTTAGCAAAACGGGTCTTTCCGATTCCTCAATTAGTGTTATCCATCGCTTGGGGATTTGCAGTATTAATTAGCTGGACAGCCGTAACCGGAAAATTAGAAAATTACACTTGGGTATTGTGGGGAATAACTGTATTTTGGACATTAGGATTTGATACGGTTTATGCGATGTCTGATCGAGAAGATGACCGGAAAATAGGCATTAATTCCAGTGCTTTATTCTTCGGAAAATATGCCGGGGAAGCGGTGGGAATCTTTTTTGCAGCAACAGCAGGACTTTGGGCTTATTTAGGGGTAATTATGCACCTAAATTTAGGGTTTTGGGTAGCATGGGCTATTACTTTAGGGGGTTGGATGATACAGTATATCCGTTTAAGTTCCCCGGAAATTCCTCAAGAAACCTATGGTAAAGTTTTTAGTCAAAACGTAAATTTAGGCTTTCTTTTATTAGCCGGAATTATCATGAATAGTTTGTTCTAG
- a CDS encoding ABC transporter permease subunit — translation MMNPEKIPLWRNAKFINIFLQGILIIFLVLLLAILTNNLSNNFQQLGLTFGFNFILDPDLNSRFDIGDSPIPYQATDPYSRALLVGLLNSLRVMISGIILAFILGVIIGLGRLSNNWLIRKISTFYVEIIRNTPLLLQLFFWYSVVFLKLPKIDKPLIFFDSVFLSNQGLYLPWPMGNLQTFLAALFLIIIPIFGVIIWKKNDQNIIQQGINNKLYLILLIILIILVIFLIIWGLDWQIPQYERQLKTIQGGLTLSPEFATLLVGLTVYTAAFIAEVIRAGIQSVSQGQWEAAKSLGLSSGLIMRFVIFPQALRVIIPPLTSEFLNLAKNSSLGSAVAYRDIYAVASTISNQTGKSLEMLLIVMITYLTINLIISTGMNWLNRLVQIKEN, via the coding sequence ATTATGAATCCAGAAAAAATACCCTTGTGGCGCAATGCAAAATTTATCAACATTTTTCTGCAAGGAATTCTAATTATTTTTCTTGTCCTATTATTAGCTATATTAACCAATAATTTAAGCAATAATTTTCAACAACTAGGGTTAACTTTTGGCTTTAACTTTATTCTTGATCCTGATCTAAATTCCCGTTTTGATATTGGGGATTCTCCCATTCCTTATCAAGCGACTGATCCCTATAGTCGCGCCCTTTTAGTGGGATTACTCAATTCTCTAAGAGTGATGATTAGTGGCATTATTTTAGCCTTTATTTTAGGAGTAATTATTGGCTTAGGAAGATTATCTAATAATTGGTTAATTCGTAAAATATCGACTTTTTATGTAGAAATTATCCGCAATACGCCTTTACTTTTACAATTGTTCTTTTGGTACTCTGTTGTTTTTCTTAAACTGCCCAAAATTGACAAACCTTTAATTTTTTTTGATTCAGTTTTTTTATCCAATCAAGGGCTTTACTTACCTTGGCCAATGGGAAATTTACAAACGTTTTTAGCGGCTTTGTTTTTGATCATTATTCCCATTTTTGGCGTGATAATCTGGAAAAAGAATGATCAAAACATAATTCAACAAGGCATTAACAATAAACTCTATCTAATTCTCTTAATTATCCTAATAATTTTGGTTATTTTCCTGATAATCTGGGGATTAGATTGGCAAATTCCCCAATATGAGCGTCAACTTAAAACGATTCAAGGTGGTTTGACTCTCTCCCCTGAATTTGCTACCCTATTAGTGGGTTTAACTGTTTATACTGCTGCCTTTATTGCTGAAGTTATTAGGGCAGGAATTCAATCTGTTTCTCAAGGACAATGGGAAGCAGCGAAATCCTTAGGATTAAGCTCAGGATTAATTATGCGCTTTGTAATTTTTCCCCAAGCATTACGGGTAATTATTCCGCCTTTAACGAGCGAATTTCTCAATTTAGCTAAGAATTCTAGTCTAGGGAGTGCTGTTGCTTATCGAGATATTTATGCCGTTGCGAGTACCATTTCTAATCAAACCGGAAAATCCCTGGAAATGTTGCTCATTGTCATGATCACCTATTTAACTATTAATCTGATTATTTCTACAGGGATGAATTGGTTAAATCGTTTGGTACAAATTAAAGAAAATTAG
- a CDS encoding amino acid ABC transporter substrate-binding protein yields the protein MFNLSKLTTKLPSLILTTSLLILPLTACNGGKTTNGNTTGENSQTTNSRLEIVKQRGNLICGVNGEVPGFSFVDEKGQYSGLDVDVCRAIAAALFGDATKVEYRKLSAQERFSAVQSGEVDVLSRNTTWTLSRDTANGMEFAPTVFYDGQGLMVTKASGVSNIEGLAGKSICVLAGTTTEQNLADQMRKRGVKNYNPVVSDDVDTLYAAYQEGRCEGVTADRSQLVARRSILPKPDDHVILDVVLSKEPLGPAVKNGDSAWFDAVKWITFALFEGEELGITSQNVDKFETSEDPNVRRFLGLDDKLGEGMGLPNNFATSIIKQVGNYGEIYDRNIGKPLGLERGPNKLWTDGGLLYSPPFR from the coding sequence ATGTTTAATCTGAGCAAATTAACGACAAAATTACCATCTTTAATCTTGACAACTTCTCTTTTAATCCTACCTTTAACGGCTTGTAATGGGGGAAAAACTACCAATGGAAACACCACAGGAGAAAATAGTCAAACAACCAACAGTCGTCTGGAAATCGTTAAACAAAGGGGAAACCTGATCTGTGGGGTTAATGGGGAAGTACCTGGATTTAGTTTTGTGGACGAAAAAGGTCAATATTCTGGGTTGGATGTGGATGTTTGTCGAGCGATCGCGGCAGCTTTATTTGGGGACGCGACTAAGGTTGAATATCGTAAACTCAGCGCACAAGAACGATTTTCTGCGGTTCAATCAGGAGAAGTGGATGTTCTCAGTCGTAACACGACTTGGACTCTCAGTCGAGATACAGCAAATGGCATGGAATTTGCCCCCACTGTCTTTTATGATGGTCAGGGACTGATGGTGACGAAAGCTAGTGGTGTGAGCAATATTGAAGGATTAGCTGGTAAATCGATTTGTGTCTTAGCAGGAACCACGACGGAACAAAATCTGGCGGATCAGATGCGTAAACGAGGTGTAAAGAACTATAATCCCGTAGTTTCCGATGATGTTGATACTCTTTATGCAGCTTATCAAGAGGGACGATGTGAAGGGGTAACGGCGGATCGTTCTCAATTGGTGGCCCGTCGTTCCATTTTGCCGAAACCGGATGATCATGTGATCTTAGATGTGGTATTGTCGAAAGAACCCTTAGGCCCTGCGGTAAAAAATGGTGATTCTGCTTGGTTTGATGCGGTAAAATGGATTACTTTTGCTCTTTTTGAAGGGGAAGAATTGGGAATTACTTCTCAAAATGTAGACAAGTTTGAAACCAGTGAAGATCCTAATGTTAGACGCTTTTTAGGACTAGATGATAAGTTAGGAGAAGGGATGGGATTACCGAATAATTTTGCCACCAGCATTATTAAACAAGTGGGCAATTACGGTGAAATTTATGACCGAAATATTGGTAAACCGTTAGGATTAGAACGGGGGCCCAATAAACTTTGGACTGACGGGGGATTGTTATATTCTCCCCCATTTAGATAA